In Paenibacillus sp. J23TS9, a single genomic region encodes these proteins:
- a CDS encoding ABC transporter substrate-binding protein codes for MKVLSMLLVIMIFVFTIAGCAGGGTKEGSSNESNKATQEEPAKEAEKEPEKEQAAAPEEQKTDLGGDTIKIGVWYDDADPRQVKEKGPAEEEQIKLIEEVEKKYNCKIEFVKFGDYGKYVENFTTTSLSGTPFADIVLLELFWAFPTLANKDFIQPVDDKLDLNDPKYISWMKKGGSFKGKQYGMTDSSPSPYGIFYNKTLVKKLGLEDPYELQQKGEWTWDKFRDFAKKATKDTNGDGKTDIYGIAGAYGKINSFTEQLIYSNKGSVDKDAEGNIKFSLNSENSMEALQFVSDLYNKDKSIMQPIPEDANKEFVAGKGVMYGGFSWELGGLLDNMKNQEIGYVFFPKGPKSDKYVSYTPFGNMFMVAKYSKHADVAAKIMDEISLHDVGRNLSQQSWESSYPNKESLDTRKQMSESIDYISYYAIPDGGKMFEGVVKDITTGKISPSTAVDKVKPQFEANINKLLQDSK; via the coding sequence ATGAAGGTACTCTCCATGCTGCTCGTAATCATGATATTTGTTTTCACCATTGCAGGCTGCGCAGGCGGCGGCACCAAAGAAGGCAGTTCCAATGAAAGCAATAAAGCCACGCAGGAAGAACCTGCGAAAGAGGCGGAGAAAGAGCCTGAGAAAGAGCAGGCGGCTGCGCCTGAAGAGCAAAAGACTGATTTGGGCGGAGACACGATCAAGATTGGCGTCTGGTATGATGATGCCGATCCGAGACAGGTCAAGGAAAAAGGTCCTGCGGAAGAAGAGCAGATCAAGCTGATTGAAGAAGTCGAAAAGAAATACAACTGCAAGATCGAATTTGTGAAATTCGGCGATTACGGCAAATACGTAGAAAACTTCACCACGACATCCCTCTCCGGCACACCATTTGCCGATATTGTTCTCCTCGAGCTGTTCTGGGCCTTCCCGACGCTCGCCAACAAAGATTTTATACAACCAGTAGACGACAAACTTGATTTGAATGATCCCAAATATATCAGCTGGATGAAAAAGGGCGGCAGCTTTAAAGGCAAGCAGTACGGCATGACCGACTCTTCCCCTTCACCATACGGTATTTTTTACAACAAAACGCTCGTGAAGAAGCTGGGTCTCGAAGATCCGTATGAACTCCAGCAAAAAGGCGAATGGACTTGGGATAAATTCCGCGACTTCGCTAAAAAGGCAACCAAAGACACCAACGGCGACGGTAAAACAGATATTTACGGCATTGCCGGCGCTTACGGAAAAATCAATTCTTTCACGGAGCAGTTGATCTACTCCAATAAAGGCTCGGTTGACAAGGATGCCGAAGGCAATATCAAATTCTCGCTGAACAGTGAAAATTCGATGGAGGCACTGCAGTTCGTTTCCGATCTGTACAACAAAGACAAATCCATCATGCAGCCGATTCCGGAAGATGCGAACAAGGAATTTGTGGCGGGCAAAGGCGTCATGTACGGCGGCTTCAGCTGGGAGCTGGGCGGACTGCTCGACAATATGAAAAACCAGGAAATCGGGTATGTGTTCTTCCCGAAAGGTCCGAAATCGGATAAATACGTCTCCTATACGCCTTTTGGCAACATGTTCATGGTAGCCAAGTATTCGAAGCATGCGGATGTAGCGGCAAAGATTATGGATGAGATCAGCCTGCATGATGTCGGCAGAAATTTGTCACAGCAATCTTGGGAAAGCTCTTATCCAAACAAGGAATCCCTCGATACTCGCAAGCAAATGTCTGAAAGTATTGACTACATTTCCTATTACGCGATCCCTGATGGCGGAAAAATGTTTGAAGGTGTCGTTAAGGATATCACAACCGGGAAAATCTCACCTTCCACCGCCGTGGATAAGGTTAAGCCACAGTTTGAAGCCAACATTAATAAATTGCTTCAGGACAGCAAATAA
- a CDS encoding GntR family transcriptional regulator yields the protein MQSNQKPLYVVIMEDLKEKILSGEYKEEQQLPTEVELAEQSGVSRITSKRALIELEREGLIYRKRGSGSYVKKQEQRGGPGEMGANTSTPIISMILPYMATSELDFIKGATDYLDTKGYYLSIHNSNWSKEREREFLLRIPKNGSNGIILYPISTISNIDVLNVLYWNDYPLVMIDQYVESLPVTSVVSDNFNGGYMIAKQMIELGHERIAFISSIAIEFRSSVRDRYQGYCKALRDHGLPVDPELTIVDFYREADMDTSNMFYKNMISRIMELGVTAIQAEHDHLAVDLLRSALDMGVQVPGQLSIAGFDDHMISSLVEVPLTTIAQDYSEIGRKAAELIVSQIEERDKSPERVLTPVRLVERASTSALSDEYTAQEQI from the coding sequence ATGCAGTCAAACCAAAAACCATTGTATGTAGTCATCATGGAAGATTTGAAAGAAAAGATACTATCCGGTGAATATAAAGAAGAACAGCAGCTTCCAACCGAAGTGGAGCTTGCAGAGCAGTCCGGCGTCAGCCGCATTACTTCCAAAAGAGCCTTGATTGAGCTTGAACGGGAAGGGTTGATATACCGTAAGCGGGGCAGCGGGAGTTATGTTAAAAAACAGGAGCAAAGAGGCGGCCCGGGCGAAATGGGCGCGAACACGTCCACTCCGATTATTTCAATGATTCTGCCTTATATGGCTACAAGCGAACTGGATTTCATCAAGGGAGCCACGGATTATCTGGATACCAAAGGATATTATTTGAGCATCCATAACAGCAACTGGAGCAAGGAGCGTGAGCGTGAGTTTCTGCTGCGTATTCCCAAAAACGGCTCGAACGGGATTATTCTCTATCCCATTAGTACGATCAGTAACATTGATGTGCTAAACGTGCTCTACTGGAACGATTATCCACTCGTCATGATTGATCAGTACGTGGAAAGCCTTCCGGTAACAAGCGTGGTATCCGACAATTTCAATGGCGGTTATATGATTGCCAAGCAGATGATTGAGCTGGGGCATGAACGGATCGCTTTTATATCCAGCATTGCTATTGAGTTTCGGAGCTCGGTGCGCGACCGGTATCAGGGATACTGCAAAGCGCTGAGGGATCACGGACTTCCCGTCGATCCGGAGCTCACCATTGTTGATTTTTACCGTGAAGCGGACATGGACACGAGCAATATGTTTTATAAAAATATGATCAGCAGGATTATGGAACTCGGAGTGACGGCGATCCAGGCCGAGCATGATCATCTTGCTGTTGATCTTCTGCGCAGCGCACTGGATATGGGAGTTCAGGTTCCGGGACAGCTGTCGATTGCTGGATTCGATGATCACATGATATCCAGCCTTGTTGAAGTCCCACTGACCACGATTGCCCAGGACTACAGCGAAATCGGTCGCAAGGCGGCCGAACTGATTGTCAGCCAGATCGAGGAGCGCGACAAAAGTCCCGAGCGTGTCCTGACACCGGTCCGGCTCGTTGAAAGAGCGTCAACATCGGCATTATCCGATGAATATACCGCCCAAGAGCAAATTTGA
- a CDS encoding L-threonine 3-dehydrogenase: MKRILVTGALGQIGSELVAKLRHIYGADQVIATDVRMSGHEITRSGPFETLDVTNDKAMFEIAKRHQVDTVIHLAALLSATAEEKPLLAWNLNMGGLVNALEVSRELGCQFFTPSSIGAFGPSTPKDNTPQDTIQRPTTMYGVNKVSGELLCDYYFHKYGLDTRGIRFPGLISYVTPPGGGTTDYAVEIYYAAVSKGRYASFIDKGTYMDMMYMPDALDGIVQLMEADASKLIHRNAFNVTAMSIDPEAIAASIRKNMPSFVLEYQVDPKRQAIAESWPDFIDASAAAAEWGFKAKYDLDAMTSDMLSQLSSKEVLAKKA; this comes from the coding sequence ATGAAAAGAATTTTGGTGACGGGAGCACTAGGCCAGATAGGATCGGAGCTGGTCGCCAAACTGAGACATATTTATGGTGCTGACCAAGTTATTGCCACCGATGTGAGAATGTCGGGGCATGAAATTACAAGATCAGGCCCATTTGAAACGTTGGATGTGACGAATGATAAAGCCATGTTTGAGATTGCCAAACGGCATCAGGTGGACACCGTCATCCACTTGGCGGCACTTCTGTCCGCAACAGCCGAAGAGAAGCCGCTTTTGGCTTGGAATCTGAATATGGGCGGGCTGGTCAATGCGCTTGAAGTGTCGAGAGAACTGGGCTGCCAGTTCTTTACGCCAAGCTCTATCGGCGCATTTGGGCCGTCGACGCCAAAAGACAATACGCCGCAGGACACGATTCAGCGTCCGACCACAATGTACGGTGTGAATAAAGTGTCCGGTGAGCTTCTATGCGACTATTATTTTCATAAATATGGCCTGGATACCAGAGGTATCCGTTTTCCGGGCCTCATCTCCTATGTGACTCCACCCGGAGGAGGTACGACGGATTACGCTGTCGAGATATATTACGCAGCAGTCAGCAAAGGCCGTTATGCTTCGTTTATTGATAAAGGCACCTATATGGATATGATGTATATGCCGGATGCATTGGATGGAATCGTTCAGCTGATGGAGGCAGACGCATCCAAGCTCATACACCGAAATGCGTTTAACGTGACCGCGATGAGCATAGATCCGGAAGCAATCGCTGCTTCTATACGCAAAAACATGCCGTCCTTCGTCCTGGAATACCAGGTGGATCCGAAGAGACAGGCTATTGCCGAAAGCTGGCCGGATTTCATTGATGCCTCTGCCGCCGCTGCGGAATGGGGCTTCAAGGCAAAATATGATTTGGATGCAATGACATCAGATATGCTGAGCCAGCTGAGTTCCAAGGAAGTTCTTGCTAAGAAGGCTTAA
- a CDS encoding glycine C-acetyltransferase, with the protein MSSHSLDQFLTENIEDLKSKGLYNVIDPLQGPNGPTILIEGKNLINLSSNNYLGLATDERLVEASVQATKKYGAGAGAVRTINGTLDLHLELERKLAEFKHTEAVITYQSGFNCNMAAISAVMDKNDAILSDELNHASIIDGCRLSRAKTIRFKHSDMEDLKAQAKAAKESGLYNKIMVITDGVFSMDGDIAKLPEIVEIAEEFDLITYVDDAHGSGVLGGGAGTVKHFGLSDRIDFQIGTLSKAIGVVGGYVAGTKKLIEWLKLRSRPFLFSTAMPPASVAACIASVDILMNDKTLIKKLWENGDFLKSELKKLGFNVGHSETPITPCIIGDEVKTQEFSKRLYEEGVYAKAIVFPTVPKGTGRIRNMPTAAHSKEMLEQVVSTYEKVGKELSII; encoded by the coding sequence ATGTCTAGTCATTCACTCGATCAGTTTTTAACGGAGAATATCGAGGATTTAAAGAGCAAGGGCTTATACAACGTCATTGATCCTCTGCAGGGACCGAACGGACCAACCATTCTTATTGAAGGAAAAAACCTGATTAATTTGTCTTCCAACAATTATTTGGGATTGGCTACGGATGAACGGCTGGTCGAAGCTTCTGTCCAGGCGACGAAAAAATACGGCGCAGGCGCCGGTGCTGTGAGAACGATTAACGGAACGCTGGATCTGCATCTGGAATTGGAACGGAAGCTGGCTGAATTCAAACACACCGAGGCCGTAATTACCTACCAATCGGGATTCAACTGTAACATGGCTGCCATTTCTGCGGTTATGGACAAAAATGACGCCATTTTATCCGATGAGCTGAATCATGCTTCCATCATTGACGGATGCCGTTTGTCCAGAGCCAAAACCATCCGTTTCAAGCATTCGGATATGGAGGATCTAAAAGCGCAGGCCAAAGCCGCCAAAGAATCAGGTCTGTACAATAAAATCATGGTCATTACCGACGGGGTGTTCTCCATGGATGGTGATATCGCGAAGCTGCCGGAAATCGTGGAGATTGCAGAAGAGTTTGATCTTATTACTTATGTGGATGATGCACATGGATCAGGGGTTCTTGGTGGTGGAGCCGGAACAGTGAAGCATTTTGGATTGTCCGACCGGATCGACTTTCAAATTGGTACGCTTTCCAAAGCCATCGGCGTCGTTGGCGGATATGTGGCCGGCACGAAGAAGCTCATTGAATGGTTGAAGCTGAGAAGCCGTCCGTTCCTGTTCTCGACAGCAATGCCGCCAGCCTCGGTGGCTGCATGTATCGCTTCGGTGGATATTTTGATGAATGACAAAACGTTGATCAAAAAGCTTTGGGAAAACGGAGATTTCCTGAAGAGCGAGCTGAAAAAGCTTGGATTTAACGTCGGCCACAGCGAAACGCCAATTACCCCATGCATTATCGGGGATGAAGTGAAGACACAGGAATTCAGCAAGCGTTTGTATGAAGAAGGCGTATATGCCAAAGCGATCGTATTCCCAACGGTCCCTAAAGGAACCGGGCGGATTCGTAATATGCCTACGGCTGCCCACAGCAAAGAAATGCTTGAGCAGGTTGTTTCTACTTACGAAAAGGTAGGCAAGGAATTGTCAATTATCTAA
- the kduI gene encoding 5-dehydro-4-deoxy-D-glucuronate isomerase, with translation MERRYASHPREVKQFDTARLREEFHIPKLFIPNHLELVLTHEDRLIIGGAFPIAEEIKLDMDLKELGVSFFLERREIGIINVGGKGVVVVEGQEHELDHKECLFVGMGNREVIFKSLDTESPAKFYLNSATAHQSYPTQKATLAEAESADLGSIENSNDRTIYRFIHQNGIQSSQLVMGMTLLKTGNMWNTMPAHVHPRRMEAYMYFDLPEDAVAIHLMGEPSETRHIIMRNEQAVISPSWSIHSGVGTSNYTFIWGMAGDNKIYSDMDPVNMKELL, from the coding sequence TTGGAAAGAAGATATGCCTCACATCCACGGGAAGTAAAACAGTTTGATACTGCACGCCTGCGTGAAGAATTTCATATTCCTAAGCTCTTTATCCCGAATCATCTGGAGCTCGTGCTGACTCACGAAGACCGGCTCATCATTGGCGGGGCTTTTCCGATCGCGGAAGAGATCAAGCTGGATATGGATTTAAAAGAGCTCGGGGTCAGCTTTTTTCTGGAGCGCCGTGAAATCGGTATCATTAACGTAGGCGGAAAAGGTGTCGTCGTCGTGGAAGGCCAGGAGCACGAGCTTGATCATAAGGAATGCCTGTTTGTCGGCATGGGCAACCGGGAGGTTATCTTCAAAAGTCTGGATACGGAAAGCCCTGCAAAATTCTATCTGAATTCGGCAACGGCCCACCAGTCGTATCCGACGCAAAAAGCCACCCTTGCCGAAGCCGAATCGGCGGATCTGGGTTCGATCGAGAATTCCAACGACCGGACCATCTATCGGTTCATCCATCAAAATGGCATTCAGAGCTCGCAGCTTGTCATGGGTATGACTCTGCTTAAAACGGGTAATATGTGGAATACGATGCCAGCCCATGTACATCCACGCCGGATGGAAGCTTATATGTATTTTGATCTGCCTGAGGATGCGGTTGCCATTCATTTGATGGGTGAACCAAGCGAAACACGCCATATCATCATGCGAAACGAACAGGCTGTCATCTCTCCAAGCTGGTCCATTCACAGTGGCGTCGGTACGAGCAATTATACATTTATCTGGGGGATGGCCGGCGATAACAAAATCTATTCCGATATGGACCCCGTCAATATGAAGGAATTATTATAG
- a CDS encoding DeoR/GlpR family DNA-binding transcription regulator, translating to MNPILRHEKIMEVLLTNKEVTVTDLSDTLKVTGKTIREDLTRLEEQGLIRRIHGGAVLAQSDQFGILPSKEPISRHLEIKRSIAAAALTRIHPSDIIALDGGSTTLEIARLLPNHQLTVITNDVYIISELSKKDKINLVVPGGYRVRNSLTGPEAVAYVKELNIQKAFISATGIHLEHGLSIYTGELIAFKRALIDTAREIIAVIDHHKFGQTALRTFAKLHELNSLITDNGLPEAVLSEYRQANIPVELSGEH from the coding sequence ATGAACCCGATACTGCGGCACGAGAAGATTATGGAAGTACTGCTGACAAACAAAGAGGTCACCGTGACGGATTTGAGCGATACATTAAAAGTTACGGGCAAAACCATCCGTGAAGACCTGACCCGGCTGGAGGAACAGGGACTGATTCGCCGCATCCATGGCGGCGCCGTGCTTGCTCAATCGGATCAATTTGGCATTCTGCCATCGAAAGAACCGATTTCCAGACACTTGGAGATAAAAAGGAGCATTGCGGCAGCAGCCCTGACAAGAATTCACCCGAGTGATATCATCGCACTTGACGGCGGCAGCACCACGCTGGAAATCGCCAGGCTTTTGCCTAATCACCAGCTCACGGTCATCACCAATGATGTATATATCATCAGCGAGCTTTCCAAAAAAGATAAAATCAATCTCGTTGTTCCTGGCGGCTATCGGGTCCGCAATAGTCTGACTGGACCAGAAGCCGTAGCGTATGTGAAGGAACTGAACATTCAGAAAGCGTTTATATCGGCTACGGGTATACATCTGGAGCATGGACTTTCCATCTATACCGGTGAACTCATTGCATTCAAGCGTGCTCTTATCGACACCGCCCGGGAAATCATCGCGGTGATCGACCATCATAAGTTTGGACAGACTGCACTTCGCACCTTCGCGAAGCTGCATGAGCTGAATAGTCTGATTACGGACAATGGGCTGCCGGAAGCGGTTCTATCGGAGTACCGTCAAGCCAATATTCCGGTTGAGCTGAGCGGAGAACATTGA
- the kduD gene encoding 2-dehydro-3-deoxy-D-gluconate 5-dehydrogenase KduD, translating to MNLFNLKGKTALITGTSGGLGQGIAIGLAEAGADVVCVARSSSQEAVTQAEALGRKGKAIEADLSDAAGLQKVFEQALSLTGQIDILVNNAGTIRRTPAKDHSEKDWFDVIDLNLNSVFLLSQIAGRHMIERGSGKIINICSMLSYQGGINVPGYTASKHGVAGLTKAFANEWATSGVQVNGIAPGYMITDNTAQIQADEKRMASITERIPAGRWGTPEDLQGAAIFLASSASDYVNGHVLCVDGGWMAR from the coding sequence ATGAATCTGTTTAATCTGAAAGGTAAAACGGCTCTGATTACCGGAACTTCCGGCGGACTGGGTCAAGGCATAGCCATCGGCCTGGCCGAAGCAGGAGCCGATGTGGTTTGTGTTGCACGCAGCTCTTCCCAGGAGGCAGTGACCCAAGCTGAGGCATTAGGACGTAAGGGCAAGGCGATTGAAGCAGACCTAAGCGATGCAGCTGGACTGCAGAAGGTGTTCGAGCAAGCCCTGTCATTAACAGGACAGATTGATATTCTCGTCAATAATGCCGGCACGATCCGGCGGACACCTGCCAAGGACCACAGTGAAAAGGATTGGTTCGATGTCATTGACTTGAACCTGAACAGCGTCTTTTTGCTTTCGCAGATTGCCGGCAGACATATGATTGAGCGCGGCAGCGGGAAGATCATCAATATCTGCTCCATGCTATCTTATCAAGGCGGCATCAATGTTCCGGGATATACAGCCAGCAAGCATGGTGTAGCCGGTCTGACCAAAGCATTCGCCAATGAATGGGCCACCAGCGGGGTTCAGGTCAACGGCATCGCTCCCGGTTACATGATTACCGATAATACAGCCCAAATTCAAGCTGACGAGAAACGCATGGCCTCCATTACGGAACGTATCCCTGCCGGACGCTGGGGAACGCCGGAGGATCTGCAGGGTGCAGCCATCTTCTTGGCATCATCCGCTTCGGATTATGTTAATGGACATGTCCTTTGCGTGGATGGCGGATGGATGGCAAGATAG
- the rhaA gene encoding L-rhamnose isomerase, with the protein MDTSVQNSYNEAKKLYEKHGVDVEDVLERLSRIKISLHCWQGDDVRGFLNKGQELGGGIAVTGSYPGRAGTPDQLRQDLEKAFEFIPGEHKVNLHAIYADTEELIDLDELEPRHFENWVSWAKEKGYGLDFNPTCFSHDKAKDGFTLSHSNPEIREFWIKHCKASRKIAESFGRELGQPCVTNFWIPDGYKDTPIDRMSPRVRLMESLDDIFSEPISEEYNIDAVESKLFGIGSESYVVGSHEFYMGYALTRGKTVCFDSGHFHPTETISNKLSSWLLFGDQLLLHVSRPVRWDSDHVVTMDDELLDIARELVRGELLDKTHIGLDFFDGSINHVAAWVIGTRNTLKALMRAMLEPVDKLKEIELKGDFTSRLALVEEFKSYPFGAIWDYYCAKADTPVREDWLAEVKHYEQEVLFKR; encoded by the coding sequence ATGGATACGAGCGTTCAAAACAGCTATAACGAAGCTAAAAAGCTTTATGAAAAGCATGGTGTAGATGTAGAGGATGTACTTGAACGGCTTTCCCGCATCAAGATTTCACTGCATTGCTGGCAGGGAGATGATGTGAGGGGCTTTTTGAATAAAGGGCAGGAGCTGGGCGGCGGTATTGCTGTTACAGGCAGCTATCCAGGCCGTGCAGGCACTCCGGATCAACTGAGACAGGATTTGGAGAAGGCATTCGAATTCATACCTGGAGAGCATAAAGTCAACCTCCATGCGATTTATGCAGACACAGAGGAGCTCATTGATTTGGATGAGCTTGAGCCTAGGCATTTTGAGAACTGGGTAAGCTGGGCCAAGGAAAAGGGATATGGCCTGGATTTTAATCCAACCTGCTTTTCGCATGATAAAGCCAAGGATGGTTTTACGCTCAGCCATTCCAATCCTGAGATTCGGGAATTTTGGATCAAGCATTGTAAGGCTTCCCGCAAAATCGCGGAATCCTTTGGCAGGGAACTGGGGCAGCCGTGCGTAACGAATTTCTGGATTCCGGACGGTTACAAGGATACGCCGATCGATCGTATGTCTCCGCGCGTCAGGCTTATGGAGTCACTTGATGATATTTTCAGCGAGCCGATCAGCGAGGAATATAATATCGATGCCGTGGAGAGTAAGCTGTTTGGTATCGGTTCTGAAAGTTATGTGGTCGGCTCGCATGAGTTTTATATGGGATATGCTCTGACGCGCGGTAAAACGGTATGCTTTGATTCGGGACATTTCCACCCGACAGAAACCATCTCCAATAAACTTTCATCATGGCTGTTGTTCGGAGATCAATTGCTCCTGCATGTCAGCCGTCCAGTACGTTGGGACAGCGATCATGTGGTGACGATGGATGATGAGCTGCTGGATATTGCGCGGGAGCTCGTTCGCGGAGAACTGCTTGATAAAACACATATCGGTCTTGATTTCTTCGATGGAAGCATCAATCATGTTGCAGCCTGGGTCATTGGAACAAGAAATACCTTGAAGGCGCTGATGCGGGCGATGCTTGAGCCTGTCGATAAACTGAAAGAGATTGAGCTCAAGGGGGATTTCACCTCCCGACTGGCACTCGTGGAGGAATTCAAGTCCTATCCGTTCGGAGCGATATGGGATTATTACTGTGCCAAGGCGGATACGCCGGTAAGAGAAGATTGGCTGGCCGAGGTCAAGCATTACGAGCAGGAAGTACTCTTTAAGAGATGA
- the rhaB gene encoding rhamnulokinase encodes MNNYLAVDIGASSGRVIWGTLQEGVLRLQEIHRFNNGFIEKEGHYYWDIENLLSQIIQGLQQAKRLGVEECTLGIDTWAVDYVLVGSSGERIGEVYSYRDSRTDRAANLLHQKISFQELYAKTGIQQLSFNTLYQLSVHEHEELRKAEQIMLVPDYLHYRLTGISKSEVTNASTTQMLNLHTQDYDVDLLALLGLQRNQFPELVQPGFRLGPIREELVQAYHLPQCELICAATHDTASAVLGVPARGESWGYLSSGTWSLIGVERKQPLTSHLAMESNYTNEWGACGTYRFLKNVMGMWLIQQVRKEYDNAYSFAEFADLATAAEPFRSLIPCNDDRFLNPPNMTEAIRSFCAQTGQPVPDTPGEIARCIFDSLALSYDAYVREIKKITGESLEQLHIVGGGSNNEFLCQLSADLLGMDIEAGPTESTILGNLAIQMIADGAIRDIQEARDIIRHSFAIRTYKPQPVDPEMLSELRAKFHSLHFNRIN; translated from the coding sequence ATGAACAATTATCTGGCCGTTGACATCGGCGCCTCCAGCGGGAGGGTAATCTGGGGGACCCTTCAGGAAGGCGTCCTTAGGCTGCAGGAGATTCATCGTTTCAACAATGGATTTATTGAAAAGGAAGGACATTATTACTGGGATATTGAAAATCTTTTAAGTCAAATCATTCAGGGGTTGCAGCAGGCGAAAAGACTCGGTGTCGAAGAATGCACACTCGGCATCGACACCTGGGCTGTGGACTATGTACTGGTCGGCAGCAGCGGAGAGCGGATTGGAGAAGTGTACTCTTACCGGGACTCTCGAACGGATCGCGCTGCAAATCTTCTCCACCAGAAAATCTCCTTCCAGGAGCTGTATGCGAAGACAGGTATTCAGCAATTATCCTTTAATACGCTTTATCAGCTGTCGGTGCATGAGCATGAGGAATTGAGAAAAGCTGAACAAATTATGCTTGTGCCGGATTATTTGCATTACCGGCTGACCGGTATCTCCAAGAGTGAGGTTACTAACGCTTCGACAACGCAGATGCTGAATTTGCATACGCAAGACTATGACGTTGATCTGCTTGCGCTGCTCGGACTTCAAAGAAATCAGTTCCCGGAACTGGTTCAGCCCGGATTCCGTCTCGGGCCGATCCGGGAGGAGCTGGTTCAGGCTTATCATCTTCCGCAATGTGAGCTGATATGTGCTGCCACCCATGATACAGCTTCGGCTGTGCTGGGAGTTCCGGCACGAGGAGAATCCTGGGGATACCTGAGCAGCGGAACCTGGTCGCTTATCGGCGTGGAGCGGAAGCAGCCGCTCACCAGCCATTTGGCGATGGAGAGTAATTATACCAATGAATGGGGCGCTTGCGGTACATACCGGTTCCTGAAAAATGTGATGGGCATGTGGTTGATACAGCAGGTTCGCAAGGAATATGATAACGCTTACTCGTTTGCTGAATTTGCGGATTTGGCAACCGCTGCCGAACCTTTCCGCTCGCTTATTCCTTGCAATGACGACCGGTTTCTGAATCCGCCGAATATGACGGAGGCAATCCGAAGCTTCTGCGCCCAAACGGGGCAGCCGGTGCCGGATACGCCGGGAGAAATTGCCCGCTGCATTTTCGACAGCCTGGCTCTTTCCTATGACGCCTATGTTCGTGAAATCAAAAAGATAACGGGAGAGAGCCTCGAACAGCTGCATATTGTCGGCGGCGGATCGAATAATGAATTTTTATGCCAGCTAAGTGCTGATCTGCTTGGCATGGATATTGAAGCGGGGCCAACGGAATCAACCATTCTCGGCAACCTCGCGATTCAGATGATCGCGGATGGAGCGATCCGGGATATTCAGGAGGCGCGGGATATCATCCGGCATTCCTTTGCCATTCGAACTTACAAGCCTCAGCCCGTGGATCCGGAAATGCTGTCAGAGCTGCGTGCAAAATTTCATTCGCTCCATTTTAATAGAATAAACTGA